In one window of Phycisphaerales bacterium DNA:
- the preA gene encoding NAD-dependent dihydropyrimidine dehydrogenase subunit PreA, with the protein MADLSVTVDGLKLPNPFVIGSGPPGTNANVIGKAFDEGWGAVIAKTVSLDAGKVINVQPRYARMRVQKEIIGWQNIELISDRPFDTWIEEFKQLKQKYPDRVLIASVMEEYRKDAWVEIIERCQEAGVDAFELNFSCPHGLPERKMGSAMGQNPELLHEVCSWVNSAASVPVWAKMTPNITHIEDPARAALKAGCEGISAINTILCVMGVDLKTLRPEPTVEGYTTPGGYSCRAVRPIALRMVMECERMMQREFPGRSLSAIGGVETGEDAAQFILLGADTVQVCTGVMIHGYKLIHELTKGLSAFMDAHGFKSITDFRGHSLQYFTTHADLVQRQAAARAADRARVDGMVTKDTQWTGDQFVEQSQKLVSNQ; encoded by the coding sequence ATGGCCGACCTCAGCGTCACCGTCGATGGGCTGAAACTCCCCAACCCCTTCGTCATTGGGAGTGGCCCCCCCGGCACCAACGCCAACGTCATCGGCAAGGCCTTCGACGAGGGCTGGGGCGCGGTCATCGCCAAGACCGTCTCGCTCGACGCGGGCAAGGTCATCAATGTCCAGCCGCGCTACGCCCGCATGCGCGTGCAAAAAGAAATCATCGGCTGGCAGAACATCGAGCTCATCTCCGACCGCCCCTTCGACACCTGGATCGAGGAGTTCAAGCAGCTCAAGCAGAAGTACCCCGACCGCGTCCTCATCGCCTCCGTCATGGAGGAGTACCGCAAGGACGCGTGGGTCGAGATTATCGAACGCTGCCAGGAAGCCGGCGTCGACGCGTTTGAGCTCAACTTCTCCTGCCCCCACGGCCTGCCCGAACGCAAGATGGGCTCCGCCATGGGCCAGAACCCCGAGCTCCTCCACGAGGTCTGCTCGTGGGTCAACAGCGCCGCATCCGTCCCCGTGTGGGCCAAGATGACGCCCAACATCACCCATATCGAAGACCCCGCCCGCGCCGCCCTGAAGGCCGGCTGCGAGGGCATCTCCGCGATCAACACCATCCTGTGCGTGATGGGCGTGGACCTGAAGACACTCCGCCCCGAGCCCACCGTCGAGGGCTACACCACGCCCGGCGGCTACTCCTGCCGCGCCGTCCGCCCGATCGCCCTCCGCATGGTCATGGAATGCGAACGCATGATGCAGCGGGAGTTTCCCGGCCGTTCCCTCTCCGCCATCGGCGGCGTTGAGACCGGCGAGGACGCCGCGCAGTTCATCCTCTTAGGCGCCGACACCGTCCAGGTCTGTACCGGCGTCATGATCCACGGCTACAAGCTCATCCACGAACTCACCAAAGGCCTCTCCGCCTTCATGGACGCCCACGGCTTCAAGTCGATCACCGACTTCCGCGGCCACTCCCTCCAGTACTTCACCACCCACGCGGACCTCGTGCAGCGCCAAGCCGCGGCCCGCGCCGCCGACCGCGCCCGCGTCGACGGCATGGTCACCAAAGACACCCAGTG